The following are encoded together in the Bactrocera neohumeralis isolate Rockhampton chromosome 6, APGP_CSIRO_Bneo_wtdbg2-racon-allhic-juicebox.fasta_v2, whole genome shotgun sequence genome:
- the LOC126762199 gene encoding uncharacterized protein LOC126762199 has product MKYSYVVFISTFILAAFSYVRASNNAVAYVAAPLLRTYPYVYSAHSSSLVTPTQQQYHTQDGLGQYAYGYAEPHSTKQEVRSLDGITRGSYSYRDATGKLQTVDYTADDNGFRVAATNLPIAVGDDQSLQQPFRGRATSGGVAFTAGVGATSDVHLAGHKEALLRLATGGIISGESLSTGSDTRSVQLSQPVDDTVTVAAAKTPQLSSHNPEKQLQEIIQQGRVLTPTIVPGPATIRTSVIPSVYNYGYPWRYFYY; this is encoded by the coding sequence ATGAAGTACTCATACGTAGTCTTTATTTCAACCTTCATACTTGCCGCATTTTCGTACGTAAGAGCTAGCAATAATGCCGTAGCCTACGTCGCCGCGCCGCTACTCCGCACGTATCCATACGTTTACAGCGCACACAGTTCGTCCCTCGTCACACCCACTCAGCAGCAATATCACACCCAGGATGGCTTGGGACAGTACGCGTACGGCTATGCAGAGCCTCATTCTACAAAGCAGGAGGTGCGCTCACTGGACGGCATCACACGTGGCTCATACAGCTATCGCGACGCTACGGGAAAATTACAAACCGTAGACTATACTGCAGACGACAATGGTTTTCGTGTTGCCGCTACAAATCTGCCTATCGCCGTCGGCGATGACCAATCACTTCAGCAGCCCTTTCGTGGGAGGGCCACGTCAGGCGGAGTTGCCTTTACCGCCGGCGTTGGAGCAACCAGTGACGTTCACCTTGCAGGTCATAAGGAGGCTTTATTGCGCCTGGCAACGGGGGGCATCATTAGCGGCGAATCCCTTTCAACCGGGTCAGATACTCGGTCTGTACAATTGTCTCAGCCCGTGGATGATACAGTTACCGTGGCCGCTGCAAAGACGCCTCAACTAAGCTCACATAATCCTGAAAAACAACTGCaggaaattattcaacaagGACGTGTTCTTACACCGACAATTGTTCCTGGCCCAGCTACTATTCGAACATCTGTCATTCCAAGTGTTTACAATTATGGTTACCCGTGGAGATACTTTTactattag
- the LOC126761466 gene encoding uncharacterized protein LOC126761466, with product MQFFLYLSCVLAVVAADGYYYETPATRTVPHWNRLASTQQYQYHTQDGFGQYSYGYGEPFSTKQEVRTQDGITRGYYTYLDAEGKLQTVTYTADADGFHVAGTNLPKQRSSTDGSTVFEAPQSVQETPEVAAARLQHLAAHQQAKLRLYGISTPVASNSLLVKESKDDNVKAIDRSDLLPQQVEDTPEVAAAKVEFFKRYEEVKQRNNRLRQKQPNAGYALVKSQPLTVTVPLRNYRPSIIPSGAFRYDIIVPSNSREYLPIAKLSSFKK from the coding sequence ATGCAGTTCTTCTTGTATTTGTCGTGCGTTTTGGCGGTGGTCGCTGCCGACGGTTACTACTATGAGACTCCCGCCACACGCACCGTTCCACATTGGAATAGATTAGCGTCTACCCAGCAGTATCAATATCACACCCAGGATGGTTTTGGGCAATATTCTTATGGCTATGGCGAACCATTTTCCACAAAACAAGAAGTACGCACTCAGGATGGGATTACACGCGGTTACTACACTTATTTAGACGCCGAAGGCAAATTGCAAACAGTCACATATACCGCCGATGCCGATGGCTTTCATGTAGCAGGTACCAATTTGCCAAAACAGCGCTCATCGACGGATGGTAGCACTGTATTCGAGGCACCACAATCTGTGCAGGAAACACCAGAAGTTGCAGCGGCGCGCTTACAACACTTGGCAGCGCATCAGCAGGCCAAATTGCGTTTGTACGGCATTTCCACGCCTGTCGCCTCGAATTCATTATTGGTTAAGGAATCTAAAGATGACAATGTAAAAGCTATTGATCGTTCCGACTTACTTCCTCAGCAAGTAGAAGATACGCCTGAGGTGGCCGCTGCTAAGGTGGAGTTCTTTAAGCGTTACGAGGAGGTGAAGCAACGCAATAATCGATTGCGCCAGAAGCAGCCGAATGCTGGTTATGCGTTGGTCAAGTCGCAACCGTTGACTGTAACGGTCCCTTTGAGGAACTATAGGCCGTCTATAATTCCAAGTGGTGCTTTCCGTTATGATATTATTGTGCCATCAAATAGTCGCGAGTACTTGCCTATTGCGAAATTGAGCTCTTTCAAAAAGTAA